Genomic segment of bacterium:
AACGGAGCTGAGCAGCTTTCTGATACAGCCGTAGATCTGGCGAAACAGACTGAAGTGCTGGGGGGTTGGTGGGGCAGTTTAAGCTGGAATAGAAGTAAATATTGAGACCGTACTGGGAACGGAGGCTCCATACATCCTGGATGACAGTACATCGTCTTGTTGCTATTTTTGAAATTGAAAAACTAATGTTGCAAAATAACATATTATTTTGTATACTATGGTATGCAGAATAGGCCTTTAAAATTTATCAATAGAATCAGTGAATCGATTATTAAAAAAGATTTCCAGTCGAAAAAAATAATTTTGATTCTCGGAGCGCGGCAGGTTGGTAAAACAACATTGATCCGTCACATTCTTGAAGATAAAAACACATCCTTTTTAAATTTCGATATTAAAATTGATAAAGATCGTTTCCTGGCGGCTTCTGTACTCAATGCCGAAGATGCTATGACTGTATTTCATAGACCTGATTTTCTGATAATAGATGAAGTCCAAAGGCTTCCGGAAGCAGCAGGGATAGTTAAAGGCTGGTATGATTCCAATCTTCCCGTTATTTTTATTCTTTTAGGTTCATCAAGCATACAAATAGCAGATAAGGCTGCTGAAAGCCTGGCCGGCCGTAATAGAAAACTAATTCTGCCGTCCTTAACATTTTGGGAAATTATTCGTGCCCAATCATGGAGTCATGGATTTTCTGCAGAGCAGGTGCAGCAGCAATTCCCTGAACAAATTGAAACATCTTTATTAAACTGTATGGCTTTCGGCCATTATCCGGAAACCGTTGGTAATTCAGATAAGCGGCCCTATCTGTTGAATTTGACTTCAGATATTCTTTGGAAAGATTTTCTTCAGTTAGGTTTAATAAAAACGCCTGAATCATTACATCAGCTTTTAACATTGCTGGCACATCAGATCGGATCAGAAGTTTCGGTGAATGAACTATCTAATTCTACCGGCCTTGCCAGAAAAACAGTAGAACGGTATTTGGCTTTGCTTGAACAGGCATTTATTATTTTCCGTTTACCTGCCTTCAGTACAAACCCAAGGAAAGAAATTTGCAAAAGTAAAAAAATATTCTTTTGGGATACGGGAATTCGTAATGCCCTGTTAAACTCTTTTTCTACCAGTGAAATGAGGCCTGATATCGGTGCTCTTTGGGAAAATTGGGTCATAGCTGAATTTTCCCGACAGAATTTATTGACCGGCCGGTATAAAAAATTATATTTTTGGAGATCCAGATCAGGAACTGAAGTAGATTTAATAATTCAGCAGGATGACCGGATACAGCCGTTTGAAATTAAATGGAATCCCAAAAAACGGGCAAAACGTGCATTTTTTGAACAATATGGAGTAAAAGTGCAAATTATTAATAAATTAAAGCCATTGTTTTTTATTGATAAAGCCGCGGCCTGCAGTCTGCCGGCCGGGATTAAATAACTGCGATTGGTTTTGAGGATGTCCATTTTTTTACTTACTTGGAATAAACAAATTTTTGTCCTACCATTGTCGGCACGGTGTTAAAACTTTTGAAAGATATTGATGCTTTGTTTTTCTTGCATATTTACCAAAATCATCAATATATGTATCCATAATTCCTCGTTGAATTTTTTGACACAATATGATATCACGGGAAGTAATGTATTCCTTTAATTTACCGGATTTTTCTCAATCAGCAGTCCTATGAAATATTGAGCGAAATTATTCAGTCAGTGGCCCTGTCATATATATGATCAATCAGATTACTGCGGCCACGAAAGAAATGAGCTTCGGGTCTGAAGAGATTTCAAGGAATATTGACAAAATAAATTCGGTGACAGGGTGCGCCTTGGCGTATTTTTATAACAGCAATGCTGTTAAACCTTCAGTTTTCCCGTTTTCTCAGATACCAGCTTATTATAAAAAATGACCCGAGGATTATTATTAGAAGAGTAAGTATAAATGTAAACAGAAAAAAGTTCTGGCCTTGTATGTTAAAAAAGTACATCCCTGCAATACCCAGCAGACAAATAATTATCCCTCCCACTAATTCCTGTTTCCATGCTAAAAAAATCAGTACAAGAAGGACAAACCACGGCAGAGCATTGGGGCTGTTTTTAATAATTCCACTCACTCCTCCGCCGTTATTTTCAGATCCTGAGAACAGTGCAAATACAAATACCAGAATTCCTAAAACAAGCAGAAAATATCTTGCAGTATTACGCAGGATATTTGCAGTTTTAATACTCCTGTTATTTTCCATAATTAATTCTCCTTTGTCAAAATAGCGACCTGTCTCCCTGCCAAATCATACACAACAACTTTAACCTTGCAGAAGCAAAGCGGCGTGGCAATCTCCAAAATTGAACACGAATGCAGGAGATTGCTTCTTCCGGCACAATGGCAGGGTTAAAATTTTTGATACAGCCCCAATACTTTGTTTAGTCTGTTCTCTGCATATAAAGATTCTGCAAATTGCCGTCAATATACGCCTGTACTGCATCGTCAATTACAGGTTTGTCAGTTAAGACAACATCAAGCCCTGCACTTTTAAAGCTCTCGTAAGCTCCTGATCCCATGCCGCCGGCAATAAGAACATCACAATCGGAAATTTCCGCAGCCATCATTCCATGCCTGCTTGCTGCTGCAGAACCATAACCGTGACGCCCTGTAGCATCTAAATGCGGATCATCTTCTGCGTGATGTTGAGGCTGCTGTGCAAAATGCCCTGTACCGCGCTCGCGCATCTCTTTTCCCTTTATTTCCTTGTCTTCAACCGAATAAATTTTGTAATATCTGGACCTGCCGAAATGCTGGCTAATACTCTCTCCGTCATTTGTTACCACTGCAATTTTCATGTTATTACTCCTGTTAGTTTTAATGAAAATAATTCCGTTAGCTATATCCTGGTTTCCCAATAAACCAATGGGTCAGAATGTTTTTTAAAAAAACGACTGGCGCTGCTCAAACCAATCCCTGAGTGACTCTGTTGTAAGATCAAGAATTTGAAATACCCTGATATCAGCTATACTAAAATAGAGAGTTACCCCCTCTTTACGTGCTGAAACAAGGCCCACATTCCGCAGCATCATAAGATGGCGTGATACTACAGAAGCGTCCAGTTCCAAAACATGTATAATGTCAGCAGAACTCTTCTCCCCTTCCTTCAGAAGCTCAAGAATTTTTATTCTCTGGCCGCTTGCAAGGGCCATAAAAAATCTGCTGCGAGGATCCGCCATCAGGCACATCATCGGCCCACCCATTCCCAATTTATTCTTTTTAATTCCACGCGGCATAAACAGCTCCATTGCATTATTGCATCATTGTGCAATAAAGATAACAAAACACACACCGTTTGTCAAGAACTATTTTTTTGCACCAACACAAAAAAGACATCTTACAGGACACTGTGCAAAAGCCGGGTTATTAAGCAACGATTACCGTTACAAGCTGATTCCGATTTATCGGGGAGTTTTCAGGAGAAATATGTGTTATGCGATTATTTATTTTACAACGGTGAGTATATGAGGCGTTGGGCGTTTTATTGCACCAACTTTTCAATTTACTATGCCGTTTGTTTATATTCATAATCATTCGATTTAATAACTTATTGCCCAATGCCTTATATACATTGTTCTGTGCTGGGTTTCTTTCATTATTATCATTCTTTTTTTTATTGTGCAATATGTGCAATTTTTGTGCAATCATTTTTTTAATTCATAAAAACTTCCGGCTCCTCGTTTCCCGCTTGATATTAAAATATCCTTTTCTAACAATTCAGACAAATCATTACTTGCTGTATTTCGTGAGCAATTATTTAATGTTTGATATTCTTTATTAGATATTTTCCCTTTTTCTTTCACATATAAAACTGCTTTAATCTGTCTTTTGTTAAGATTAAGATTTTCAAGATTTTCTTTGTTAAAAATGTCTTTATTAAATATTATCCAAAAATCACTTCCTTCACTTTTAAATTCAGGTGTTGGTAGTCCGTGTTTTTTACTTTGTTCTATGATTTTTATAGTTCCTCGTCCCCAAGCTTCGATATAACCAGCTCTAAAAAAAGCGTTTGCAATATCTGGATTACGAGGTTTTGAAGAATGTTTTTGTAGCAGCTTTTTAACTGTCCAATTTTCAGGTAGTCTGCCTTCATTCCAAATCATCAATTTATCATCATAAACACTTATTTGTATTGGATAGCCATAAGCATAATCCTTATGTGCTATTGCGTTTAGTAATGCTTCTCTAACAGCATCTTTTGGATATTCGTAAGTTTCTACTCGATGAATACCTTCATATGAAATTATTGCTTTAATGTATTTGGTAAACAGAATTTCAATAGTTTTTTCAACTTGTTCGAATAAGTTTCCGTGAACTTCATCTTGATAAATTAATTCTGTGTCTGATTGAAAATATCCAATTTTCACAAATGCTCCTGTTACAAATTTTTCAGGGTCAGAGTGAAAAAGTAAAACAGCAGCTCTTTTAAGTAATGATTTCTCTGTTAGTTTTAAATTTTCAAGAATATTTTCGTCATTCTCATTTAAAATACTTTCGTCAATTCTTTTACTTTTAACTGCTCGTTTTGTGAAAAAATTTAATGTTTCATCTTTTAAGTCGGTTGCTGAAATTTTTGGAATTGGCACACTATCCCAAGTTTTACCTCTCTTTTCAAGTAAAAATTTATCCAACGCAACACCTTTTAGCTCTTGTTTAGTACTTCCACTCCTGTAAAAATATTGACCTTTGTAATTAACAGCAAATGGTTATGGTTCAACAATGATTTCAAGATATTCGCCTTTTCCTGTTTTATGCAAGTTTACTTCAACTAAAATTCCAAGAATATCTCTTACTTTATTGGGTATGTCTTCAAGAAATTTTTTTGAATTTTTCAGCCCGACAACTTCACCTTTGTCATTTTTCCCGATGAATATTTTTCCTCCATTTGCATTTGCAAAACCGCAAATCCATTTCAGATACTCATCTTTCCAAATTTCTTTCCACTCAATATTTTGACTTTCTTGCATTTATTTTCTTTTCCTACAAAAATATTGTTTTTATTTTAGTTTATAGAATTATTTACTGATTTTTATTGCTATCATTTCTCGTCAGGCCACCTTACCCCCAACGACCACTTGTAAGCGTAGTGCGGGATTAATGCACTTCACTTTCAATTTGCACCGCCGTTTATTAAATCTTATTTCGTTCATTATTAACACTTCACCCGCATTACGTTTACAATTTGTTGGCAACAGTAATTTATTCAAGTAAATATAATAATCCTTTTGCAAAAGTTTTTCTGGAATTTGACCAGTCGTGCCATCCGTTGAATTCTATGTATTTATAATCGTATTTTTTATCTTCTAATACTCTGACCATTCTGCGATTACTCCCCAAAACTTGATTTTCCTGTAAACCCCAGTCTAAGAATATTTTTATATTTCTTTTCTCTTCCGTCATAAACTTCTCTATTAACCAATCAGTTCTTATCCATTCACCTTTTATTTCTTCAAGTTCTTTATCCCGCCAAAAAGAGCCAGATTGCGATAATACTTTTCCAAAAATATCGGGGTTGTAATATGAAATATAACTGGCACACAATCCGCCATAACTCATACCGCCAATAATATTTTCATCGGGTTTTGTACTTAAATTATATTTTTCTCTGATTATTGGTAAGAATTGTGTAGTAAATTCATCTTTAAAATCAGAATTTAGAGAAAGGATTACGCCTCTCGTGCTACGAAATGTTCCGAACATAACAGCAATCATCGGTTTTATTTTGTTCTCAACAATTAGATTATCAAGAATGTTTGGCACTTCAATACGGTGCAAATACATAAATGCATCAAACAAATAAACTACCGGGTATGATTGTGGGCGGTTTTTATTATAGCCGGGTGGCAAATACACATAAATATTTCGTTCTCTGTTAACAACCCTATCTGTGTATTCCAGAGTATCAATTCGGCTTCCAATATTGCTGTGTTTTTTAATATTCAAATTAGGTACTTCTTTTTTCAATTCAAAAACTGAGAATGTATATCCTTCAATCTCACCGGTAGGTATTCTGTCCGGATTGAATTTATCAATTTCCTTGTGTTCTTTCCCAGTGATGGTATTCTTGATTATAAAACGATATGAAAAACAAATATCTACTGGAACTTTATAACATCTGTAATGAAAAGGGGTATTACCTAATTTGTGCAAAGTCATATCACCAAATCTATAATCACTATAAATGCCTTGTACTTCAAAAGAAATTTCAATGTTTTTATTATCGGCTTTATACAAAAATGTGATATATTTATAATCGGTATCTAATGTGTCATCTTCTATAAATGGCAAACCGGATTTTTGAGCATTGACCCAAAGATTTTTAATCTCAGTTTTTAGGGTTTTATTGTCTGATTTCAATAAAGTCTTAATTATCGGGCTGATGGTTGTGTATGGTCGATTAATTTCGGCAAACCGAATTTTCTTTTCTAATTCTGTATTGTTTACGCTTGTTTCATTTCGACATGCACTAAAAAACAAAATCAGAATAAAAAGGATTAAAAAATTTTGTTTTATCATAATTTATTATTTATTCAATTTGATTATTTTTTAATATTATTGATGGATTTCAGTAATATCGTGTTCTCTATTCAATAGTTGTCATTCGTACTTCTTTTATTGTTGCCAACGACTGTGTATACTCATTGTTGTTATCCCTTCAAATTGGGCGAATAACAACAATTGTTGATATCTCTTCTTTATCATTCTTTTTCTTTCCTTATTCAAAAAAATCATCCATTGGATTTTCTATTTTATCAATCGCTTTGTTTAATTCCTCGATTTAATGCAGCAGCGACCGTATCGTGTCAATAAATACTGCAGTAGCATCAACAAGAGGTTCAACTGTTTCCGCATCTAAAGATACGAAGTCAATATAGTCCCCTTCCTGACGCAGATCAAACAACCGATTATAAAGACGTCCGTTTTCTTTTGTCACTATACCTGTTTTAACATAATGCCGGTTGAATAATGCCTTAACGCCGCTGTGTTTAGTCGCCGTATGGTTATCCCGCACCAATAAAGCAGAAACAGTGTAAAAAGCCGCATAGTAGAGACGGTTAGCACAAGTATTCCAATGTCCTATATTTTGCATCAGACGCGCTTCTTCCAGCGTTTCTGTTGCTCGTTTCAAACGGTAGGCAATCAACGCCTGAAGGTCTTCTGCCCTCATATAGCAACCCCGTAGCTTTCGACCTGTTGACGCAATGGAACAACCGCGTAACGCTCTGACAACCATTCTTGTTTGCTGCGAATGATACTGCTCAGTACTGTGTCGGTCTCCAGTTCTATATCATACAAACAATCTTTTATTTTCGTCTCAAGTATTCTGTCTACCGGAATAGGCAGCAATATCAGAAAATCCCAGTCGGAGTCGGATCTGGCTGTACCTGTGGCGCGTGAACCATATAAGACGATTTCCGCATCAGGTACTAAAGCCTGAATAGCAGTTTTCACTTGCTTGAGTAAAGTACTTCTTACGATCTCCTGTGCCATTTTTTTGGTCCTTATTCTCTACATTATTACTAATTCCCGGAAGACTTGTGCAAACTACATATCATAAACTCTTCAACAACTCTTTCATATATCCCATCTATTCCAAATCTTCCCCTATATGAAAATATATGTATTCCTTAGCAAACTTGCAAAATCTAAAATCTCCAATCAGCATCAATCATTCAATCCACACCCACCCAAACACACTTTCCCCGCTCTGCAAAGCAGTCTGAAAATATAAAATCAGAATAAATAGTTTGTTTTCTCAAGGCAAAGCCTGCACAAAAATTAAATATCGGATATGGCTATCCCTTTTACAAACTCTTCTCTTTAGAATGGACATAAGCAATGAATATAAAATTTATGAGAAGATCTGGTTTATTTTATAAAAATTATATTAGAAAATCAAGCAAAAACAGTTTCTGTTATTCCTTTCCAAGCACAGCTTTCATCAAAACAGCTGTGTAAGGATTCCAGGTTGACATTGTAAAATAAACAGTCAGTCTGTTTTCCGTATCAACAGCAAGATTTTCGAACTGATAGGGCCCGTATTCTCCGCCCCACACATTCTCCCGTCCCGGATCATGTACGCTGTCCTGGTGTGCATATTCCCAGCTTACATGCATAAAATGCCCGTAACCGTTATCATCCCACGGATCAAAAACAAGCTGAACTTCAGACCAAGGGCCCCACGGATAGTCGGCAGCACGCATGTTAATTCCTCTGGGGTTCATATTATTGTAAAGCATAATCCACTTGCCGAAAACCGGATAATAAATTACAGAGAGTTCTCCTATTCCGGACTGTTCGAATAAAGGCGCTGCATTGGATTCATTAAAGCTCCACTGTGGTATATTTGATTTGTTCATACCCGTAAAATAGCGGATTGAAGACGGGTTTTCAATATCATCTGATTTCTGGCATGCAAGATAAACCCGGCTGTTTCTGTATTTTCCCGTACCGAACAGAACCAGGCCCTGTCCGCTGTTTACAGGGAATCCTTGCCACAGGGCAAAATCAATTTTAATTAAAGAGATATTTATAAAATGATTTTTAGACACATCACATAAATACTGAAAAGAAAATCCGTTATTATCAGACCTGGCCAGAACAGTACTGCCCATGGTTTTTGTAATATCATTCCAGTCAGTTGTATGAAAGATGTACATTTTTCCGTTCAGGCTCACTCCTTCCACAGGAACTTCATATGCGCCCTGATCTATGCCAGGTATGTTAATGGGACGGTAATGGCCGTTAAGATCCCGAATAAAAGTGAGATTAAGTCCGTTTTCAGGATTTGTATCAGTGGTAAAAGCAATTGCATCGTCATCAGGAACCGCACCACCGAAACTGTCGCCAAAAAGAAGATAAGTTTTTTCATTGTGCTGAAACGGAATACCCAAATCCGTTGAAACAAGGCCGTATCTGTTTTTTGTTTTGTTGGCGGTTGAATCCTGTTTTTCTCTGTCAAAATCACCTACTAATTGTTCGATTTTTTCTGTCCGTGAAATAACTGTTATTCGGGAGGTGTTTTCCGGTTGGCTGGTACCTGGAGAACATGATAATATTAATAAGAGAAGCAAAATAAATACAATCATACTTTATCCCATGCTTTTAACAAGATAAAATTTATTTATAATAAAATCAATTATATGTTGTTTCTTACTGGAAAGACTTAATATTTTTTTGTCCGGCCTCTCTAAAATCTCCGCCCGGAAATGCGATGTAGGGGCGAACGGTCGTTCGCCCTCAGCTTCCAGATAGAACCCGGAAGAACCTGATAAACTCAAAGACGCACTTTCATCAATCTCCTGGAATTTGTCACAACATTTATAGAGCTGAATGCCATAGCAGCCTCTGCAAGAACCGGATGCATCAGGCCAAGCACTGCGAGAGGTATCATTACAACATTGTAGAAAAATGCCCAGAACAGATTCTGCTTTATTTTTTTAAATGTAGCCCTGCTCAGGTGTACTGCTTTTGCCACGCTTTCAACATTTCCTTTAACAAGGACAATATCGCCGGCTTCAATTGCAATATCAGTTCCTGTGCCGATTGCAATACCGACATCAGCCTGAGTAAGTGCAGGCGCATCATTAATACCGTCACCAACCATTGCAACAATTTCACCATTTTGCTGAAGCTCTTTTACCTTCTCTGCTTTTTCATTCGGCAAAACATTTGCCATAAATTTTTCAATACCTACAAGAGCTGCAATAGCTTTTGCTGTTTTTTCGTTGTCCCCTGTAATCATAACAGGTTTCATACCGAGGGATTTAAGCTTTTCCACAGCTCTTCTGCTGCTCTCTTTTATAGTATCTGCAACTGCTATCAATCCCATGACCTGATTATTTCTTACAACAATTACTACACTTTTTGCCTGTGATTCAAGTTCTGCCTTTTTAACAAGAAGAGGTTCAGACAGTGGAATCCTCTCGGACTTCATAAGCTCCTCTGTACCCGCAAGTACGGAAAAATTGTCAATTACTCCTTTTATTCCTTTTCCCGGAACTGCTTTAAATTCCCGAATTGTTCCTGTTTCTATTCCTTCGGCTCTGCAAAACTCAACAATTGCCATAGCTACCGGATGTTCTGATCCTGTTTCTGCTGTTGCTGCGGTTTTAAGCATATCTTCCCTTTTAAAATTGCTTGCTGGAAAGATATCCGTAACTCCCGGTTTTCCTGTTGTGACAGTACCTGTTTTATCAAGGACAATTGTTGTAACATCTTTCATCCTCTGAATAGCAGAGCCTTTCCGTATGAGAATGCCGTTTTCCGCACCCTTTCCCGATCCGACCATAAGAGCTGTAGGTGTTGCAAGGCCGAGAGCGCAGGGGCAAGCAATTACAAGTACTGCAATAAAGGAAAAAAAAGCCAGAGCAGCAGCAGACATGTCAGGATTTACCCACGGGAGAATAAGAGATCCTTTTATTATAATTCCATGGAAAAACTCTGGAAACAGGAGCCAGAATCCCAGAGTCAATACTGCTATAAGCAGGATTACAGGCACAAAAACAGCAGTAACTTTGTCTGCAACTGCCTGAATAGGCACTTTTGAAGTTTGGGCCTCTTCAACCATACGAATAATCTGGCTGAGAAAGGTTTCTTTTCCAAGCTTTGTGGCCTTTATTTTCAGGAGAGAGTCAATATTTATTGTAGCTCCTATAACACTGTTGCCTTGAGTTTTCTCTACAGGCATGGATTCGCCTGTTGCCAGAGATTCGTCAACAGAGCCCATACCCTCAATTATAATTCCGTCAGTTGGTATCTTCTCACCGGGCTTTACAATCATAATATCATTTTTCTGCAGAAGAGAAATCGGAATGGTCAATTCTTTTCCGTCCCTTTCAATTCGGGCCTCTTTTGCTTCGAGAGTCAGCAGCCTTTTAATAGCCTGAGATGCCCGGCCCTTGGACTTTGTTTCTATGTATCTTCCGGTCAGGTGGAATGCCATAATCATTGCACCGACACCTGTAAAGTTTTGGAATTCCGGAACAACGCCGGCAAGGTGCAGAATAGCTGCAATTCCAGTTGAAAAGGAGGACAACGTCCCCATTGCAATAAGTACATCCATATTGGGAGAAAGATTTATCGCAGATTTCCATGCACTTCGGAAAGTTTCTTTTCCGGGAATAAAGAATACCAGTGCAGTAAGAACAAATGTGGCTATGGCTGAAAATGCAGGGCCGAAAACTTGTTTTCCGAAAATCATCTCAGGGATCATAAGGAAAATCACAGGAGCAGTAAATGCCCATGCAAGGAGCATCTTTGTTTTTGCCCTGTTAATCTTTTTTTCATCCAGGTCTTCCTGAGCCTGGCTGCTTTTATCTTCATCCTTTAATACAAGTTTATATCCTTTTTTTGACACTGCTTCTGCAAGTGCATTAAATTCTATCCTATCAGAGTTAAAAACAACCTTTGCTGTTTCAGTTGTAAGATTGACTACTGCATCAATAACGCCTTCTTCGGATAAAAGAGCTTTCTCTACAGTTGATACACACCCGGCACAGTGCATCCCCTCTACAGAAAAAAACGCCTCATTTTTTTCCAGATCCTTCAGTTTTGCCTTGTACCCGGCTTTTTCTACAGCCTTCTCTATCTCATGAATACTTACCATGGATTTATCAAAATAGAGATGTGCTGATTCTGTTATAAGGTTCACTGCTACATCTATAACGCCGTCTAATTTTTTAATACTTTTTTCGACTGATGAAACACAGCCTGCACAGTGCATGCCTTCAATTATAAGATTGATTTCATCTTTGCTGCTGATTTTATCCTGCATTGTTTTTCTTTTATCAATTTCTTTCTCTGAATTAATAAATTTTTCAGGATTAATTAAAAATTTATTTTTGCATGAATCAGAGCAGAAAAAATATTTTTTATTTCTATATATGGAAGAGAGTGCTCTGTCTGTGTCTTTCACTGTCATTTTACAAACAGGGTCTATATGCATAAATTTTATCCTTATTAATTGCAAGTTATGATTGAATTCTATTTTTCATATCAGCATTAAATAAAATAATAGGGATATTCTTTTGATAGGAAATAAAATCTTTATCGTTTGTAAATATTGGTAATTTATATCTTGATGAAACCGAACAAATTAAAAAATCAGTATTAGATCCCTGAATACCTTTCTGTCGATTAATGTTGAAATATTCTGCGGCAAGTTCATAATCTTCCGTTTCCAGAAATAAATCAGGAAATGCTGAAAGATATTTTTTAAGATGGTCAAATTGATTTTTTATTTT
This window contains:
- a CDS encoding dinitrogenase iron-molybdenum cofactor biosynthesis protein yields the protein MKIAVVTNDGESISQHFGRSRYYKIYSVEDKEIKGKEMRERGTGHFAQQPQHHAEDDPHLDATGRHGYGSAAASRHGMMAAEISDCDVLIAGGMGSGAYESFKSAGLDVVLTDKPVIDDAVQAYIDGNLQNLYMQRTD
- a CDS encoding PIN domain-containing protein, which gives rise to MKILVDTCIWSLALRRNRNNKDPSVSVLKDLINDALVQMIGPIRQEILSGIKIKNQFDHLKKYLSAFPDLFLETEDYELAAEYFNINRQKGIQGSNTDFLICSVSSRYKLPIFTNDKDFISYQKNIPIILFNADMKNRIQS
- a CDS encoding ATP-binding protein, which gives rise to MQNRPLKFINRISESIIKKDFQSKKIILILGARQVGKTTLIRHILEDKNTSFLNFDIKIDKDRFLAASVLNAEDAMTVFHRPDFLIIDEVQRLPEAAGIVKGWYDSNLPVIFILLGSSSIQIADKAAESLAGRNRKLILPSLTFWEIIRAQSWSHGFSAEQVQQQFPEQIETSLLNCMAFGHYPETVGNSDKRPYLLNLTSDILWKDFLQLGLIKTPESLHQLLTLLAHQIGSEVSVNELSNSTGLARKTVERYLALLEQAFIIFRLPAFSTNPRKEICKSKKIFFWDTGIRNALLNSFSTSEMRPDIGALWENWVIAEFSRQNLLTGRYKKLYFWRSRSGTEVDLIIQQDDRIQPFEIKWNPKKRAKRAFFEQYGVKVQIINKLKPLFFIDKAAACSLPAGIK
- a CDS encoding nucleotidyltransferase domain-containing protein, which encodes MAQEIVRSTLLKQVKTAIQALVPDAEIVLYGSRATGTARSDSDWDFLILLPIPVDRILETKIKDCLYDIELETDTVLSSIIRSKQEWLSERYAVVPLRQQVESYGVAI
- a CDS encoding HEPN domain-containing protein; translated protein: MRAEDLQALIAYRLKRATETLEEARLMQNIGHWNTCANRLYYAAFYTVSALLVRDNHTATKHSGVKALFNRHYVKTGIVTKENGRLYNRLFDLRQEGDYIDFVSLDAETVEPLVDATAVFIDTIRSLLH
- a CDS encoding esterase family protein: MIKQNFLILFILILFFSACRNETSVNNTELEKKIRFAEINRPYTTISPIIKTLLKSDNKTLKTEIKNLWVNAQKSGLPFIEDDTLDTDYKYITFLYKADNKNIEISFEVQGIYSDYRFGDMTLHKLGNTPFHYRCYKVPVDICFSYRFIIKNTITGKEHKEIDKFNPDRIPTGEIEGYTFSVFELKKEVPNLNIKKHSNIGSRIDTLEYTDRVVNRERNIYVYLPPGYNKNRPQSYPVVYLFDAFMYLHRIEVPNILDNLIVENKIKPMIAVMFGTFRSTRGVILSLNSDFKDEFTTQFLPIIREKYNLSTKPDENIIGGMSYGGLCASYISYYNPDIFGKVLSQSGSFWRDKELEEIKGEWIRTDWLIEKFMTEEKRNIKIFLDWGLQENQVLGSNRRMVRVLEDKKYDYKYIEFNGWHDWSNSRKTFAKGLLYLLE
- a CDS encoding winged helix-turn-helix transcriptional regulator; protein product: MPRGIKKNKLGMGGPMMCLMADPRSRFFMALASGQRIKILELLKEGEKSSADIIHVLELDASVVSRHLMMLRNVGLVSARKEGVTLYFSIADIRVFQILDLTTESLRDWFEQRQSFF
- a CDS encoding heavy metal translocating P-type ATPase, whose product is MHIDPVCKMTVKDTDRALSSIYRNKKYFFCSDSCKNKFLINPEKFINSEKEIDKRKTMQDKISSKDEINLIIEGMHCAGCVSSVEKSIKKLDGVIDVAVNLITESAHLYFDKSMVSIHEIEKAVEKAGYKAKLKDLEKNEAFFSVEGMHCAGCVSTVEKALLSEEGVIDAVVNLTTETAKVVFNSDRIEFNALAEAVSKKGYKLVLKDEDKSSQAQEDLDEKKINRAKTKMLLAWAFTAPVIFLMIPEMIFGKQVFGPAFSAIATFVLTALVFFIPGKETFRSAWKSAINLSPNMDVLIAMGTLSSFSTGIAAILHLAGVVPEFQNFTGVGAMIMAFHLTGRYIETKSKGRASQAIKRLLTLEAKEARIERDGKELTIPISLLQKNDIMIVKPGEKIPTDGIIIEGMGSVDESLATGESMPVEKTQGNSVIGATINIDSLLKIKATKLGKETFLSQIIRMVEEAQTSKVPIQAVADKVTAVFVPVILLIAVLTLGFWLLFPEFFHGIIIKGSLILPWVNPDMSAAALAFFSFIAVLVIACPCALGLATPTALMVGSGKGAENGILIRKGSAIQRMKDVTTIVLDKTGTVTTGKPGVTDIFPASNFKREDMLKTAATAETGSEHPVAMAIVEFCRAEGIETGTIREFKAVPGKGIKGVIDNFSVLAGTEELMKSERIPLSEPLLVKKAELESQAKSVVIVVRNNQVMGLIAVADTIKESSRRAVEKLKSLGMKPVMITGDNEKTAKAIAALVGIEKFMANVLPNEKAEKVKELQQNGEIVAMVGDGINDAPALTQADVGIAIGTGTDIAIEAGDIVLVKGNVESVAKAVHLSRATFKKIKQNLFWAFFYNVVMIPLAVLGLMHPVLAEAAMAFSSINVVTNSRRLMKVRL
- a CDS encoding DUF4185 domain-containing protein, whose translation is MIVFILLLLLILSCSPGTSQPENTSRITVISRTEKIEQLVGDFDREKQDSTANKTKNRYGLVSTDLGIPFQHNEKTYLLFGDSFGGAVPDDDAIAFTTDTNPENGLNLTFIRDLNGHYRPINIPGIDQGAYEVPVEGVSLNGKMYIFHTTDWNDITKTMGSTVLARSDNNGFSFQYLCDVSKNHFINISLIKIDFALWQGFPVNSGQGLVLFGTGKYRNSRVYLACQKSDDIENPSSIRYFTGMNKSNIPQWSFNESNAAPLFEQSGIGELSVIYYPVFGKWIMLYNNMNPRGINMRAADYPWGPWSEVQLVFDPWDDNGYGHFMHVSWEYAHQDSVHDPGRENVWGGEYGPYQFENLAVDTENRLTVYFTMSTWNPYTAVLMKAVLGKE